The Calothrix sp. PCC 7507 DNA segment TGTCAACTCTTGCGCTTCCAACGCTCGGAGGCATTTTTCTAAAATTGGCTGGCGATTGTAAGTTGGTATAACAACGCTGCAAAACACAGTCTCACCCACGACACTATTTCCCATCTTCAGGATAGGACATCTATGACGCTGACACTGTTCCAAGCACCAATTATTTTTTCTTAAGAGCGGAGTATCTCTCGAACTTCCATTAAAATTATTCCCAACATATTTTTACCACTACCATCGGCTCCGCAACCCCAATAACTATCGATAGGCGAATTTTCGATAATTTCTACATTACCTGTATCAAGTAGGATTTCTCTGATATCTGCATGGGTTTCAAATTTCCGCAGCACCGCTTTCCTCATGATGTCATCTTTAATGTCTTCCCAATCTGGACGTAGTGGGCGAGTTCTTTCGCGCCCCATCTTGGCTGCATCCTTAGGAGTTTTGACTAAGCGAATTTGTTCAACATGGGGTGTACCAATGAACTTTTGTGCTTGGAAATAGTGTTCACTTGTAGACCAATATAAATCATCTAATACAAAGCCGTGAGATGAAAAATTAGAAAAACAACCATATTGTTCACGAGTGCTGTAAAAGTATATTGTCATTGGCTGGATAATTAATAGGTGATTGAGGAATTAGGATAATTATTAATGTTTTGTGTGTCCAATATAGCGCTTCTCAGTCGGGTGCAATACGTTCTTGATTGGGTTATCAGAATTCAGAATTCAGTAGAGTTAAATATTTTGGCTACTGACTTCTGTAAGGAGAGTGTATTTCATTCATCTAAGAATTATGACGATAGGGCTTCTAAAATTTATTTTCGCTCATGGTGAATTCTCTTGATTCATAGTGACGGCATCCCTGACATGGACCATCGGGATTAACGGCACAACGGATGTAGCCAGATCGAGCATTAAATTTGCAACTGATGTCACCAACAAGGTAGCCTACACCTTCAAGATAGTAGCGATCGCTCTCTATCTGTCTAATGTCTTGCCTTACTCGCATTCCTGAGAGGTTCACGGTGGCTTGTCTAATCCGTGAGCGTGTCCGCAAATGGGTTTTACGGATTACCCATAGGGAAAACAGGGACGGCAAGAAACCAACGGCAATCACCAAAAGAGTTTTTAACACCATCTCTTTACCTCTTTTCTGCGCTGATTGATTGTCCCTGATATTGCACTATCGTTATTTCTCAATGTGCAACTATTAGGGCATTATCACCTTTGCGTTTTTGGCGACAAAGTTTCCCGCTGTTATCAACTGGGGAAAGTTTTGGCGGACTGCAAGGGTGTATGGTGTATTGTGACTCTAAAAAAGAGATACCATACACCACTTAAATCAGCATAACTGCTACAGCTTCAGAGGTGAGCCGTAGTTAAATCTTCATAATTTTAAGATTTGTTGATTAATCAAGTACATAGTTGAAGGCAAAACCCTGCGCCCTTACCGTAATTTGAAATTCACCAAGTTGCTATCTGCTGTATCAGCCTTGCTGTTTCCGTATCGCTGTAATCTTAATGCTTTTTTTCTAGTTTGCTGACGGAGTTGCTGCGCCAGCAGAGATGCTTCCCTTTCCGCCCTGAATAAATCTACCTTTCGCGTCGTCAGCACAAATGACTCATCTGACTTGTGTTTTATCCAAGGAACGCGAACTGTCAAGTAATCACAAACATTTTGGCTGTTGAGTCTGGTGGCGATCGCCTTGAATTCCCGGAGCATTACCTCCAACTCCGCTGCCATCTGATTGATACGTTGCGCTTGTATGATTAAACGTTCCCAGTCACTAATGATTGTTTCGTCTGGGATTTGCAGAGGTGCTATGGCAGTCGTCAAAGTTTTTAATTGTAGTAGGGAGACTGGGCTTTCCAGGGATTTTTTGTAGCTGTCTGCGATTTCTTTCATAGTTTCTCCGACAAGACTAACTGACTTGTCAGGCATTTTAGCAGCAAGTTAGTACGTTTGTACCAATAATTATGTATATTCTCTGAAAACAGACCCTAGGCGCTGAATCTCTGCTCAATCCAGATTTCTCTCTTAGGACTTACGCATGTGTCACCGTCAAAGAATGGTGCGTGACGCTATAAGTCCTGAATCTACGTACAGAGCTTTGTCGTAGCGTCACACACCCTACAAATATCATGTGTTAGTTGCGTAAGTCCTGTCTCTGAAAAGTTGTCCTAAACTGATCACCGATGAAAGATATATTCTCGATTATGGGAATACTAAAGTTATCACCAAACTCAACAGGAATTGGTCGATGTCTACAGGTGGTTGGAATCCTCGCTTAAAAAACACAGTTCCTTTGCAAGTCCCTGCAAACTATCTGAAACAAGCGAAACGCAATACAATTGGACATGAATTTGATACAAATTCATCAGCAGAGACGTTTGTTCTACAGGAAAGTGATGAGCAGTTATTGGCAGCATCCAAGCTAATGCGGCAAGGAATTCAACAGCAGCAAGCTGGTGAATTAACTGCTGCTATCAAGTCCTTAGAAGAATCCCTAGTACTTTTTGAGGTGGTTGGTGAGAGCCAAAAACAGGGACAAGTGCTTTCTTTATTAGCATTGATAGCTTATACATCAGGGAACTACAAAAATGCTATTTCCTACTCCCAGCGATGTCTATCCTTGATTAGGGATACTCCAGATTGGTTGGTGCAGATGCAGGTGCTTTCGCATTTGGGGAATGCTTACCGTCATCTAAACGACTATGACAAAGCCGTTAAGTTTCTGGAAGAGTGTTTGCAAATAACTCAGCAGCAGCAAGATAGAAGGAGTCAAGTAGCAGCACTGAATAATTTAGGATTGGTATATAAAGCTTGGGGAAACTTGGCGCGAGCAATTGAGTATCAAGAGCAAAGCTTAGAAATTGTGCAGGAACTCCAAGATCATTGGGGTGAGGAACAAGTGCTAAAAAATTTGGGCAATGCTTGGTATGCTGTGGATGATTATCCAAAAGCGATCGCCTACTATGAGCAGTGCGTCAAAATTGCCCGAACGCTCAAAAACTTTCGCAGTGCGTCTCAGGTACTCAAAAATTTGGGTAATGCTTGCTATGCGTGGGGAGATTATGCCAAAGCGATTTTGTATTATGAGGAGCGTTTGCAGCTAGCCAAAGAACTTAAAGACAAGCGGGGTGAGGAACAGTCTTTAGGCAGTTTAGGCGTGACTTGTGAAGCTTTAGGCGATTATCATAAAGCGATTACATATTATGAAGAGCGGTTACTCTTAGCTAAATCTCTTAAAGATCGCCGCTCTCAAGAACAAGCTCTGGCTAGTCTGAGGGTTGCTTGCTACGCTTTGGGCGATTATGCCAAAGCAATGCAATACCAAGAGTTACCGTCAACAAATACTTAGCAATCAAGATTGTTGCTGGAGGTACATCAGCGCTTTTGATGTCTCCACTTGCGGGAATTCAACATAAAAGCTACTTACACTCCAAAAAGGTTCTGGTGTTTCTAAAATAATTATGCGATCGCCCCACTGACTCAACCAAGGGAGCAAACTTCGAGGTGCGACTGGCGCACATAGCCACACAGCCTTTGGCTCTAACTCCTTCATCGCAGTTGCTGCTGCTGCTATTGTCAAACCTGTAGCAATGCCATCGTCAACTAAGATCAGAGTAGCGCCCTCTGGTTTTACCTGCGGGCAAACAGAAATTAATTTAGCTTCTAGAGATTTAGCTTGGTAAATACTGTAATCTAACGCTGCTTTTTGCCACTGCGAACTGTGTTGTGGAGATGATGGCTTTTGCTCATTCCAAAGAACATGTCCTGAACTAGTCACCGCACCAATAGCCAATTCTGGATCATCTGGATGGCTAATCTTTTTCGCCACCATAATTGTCAAAGGACAGCCCAAAAGACGTGCTATAGGTGCAGCTACGGGCACACCACCGCGTGGTAGAGCATAGACAATGGGAATTGGTTCTACCCCGGAAGCAGCAGCTTCCTGGGTTAAAACATCACGAATCTTGTGCGCTAATTCCTCACCCGCACGGGTGCGATTGAAGAAAAGGGGGGCATTTACCATAATTTTTTCCCAGTAAATGCGGATGGTATTCCTTTAATCATGACTGATTTTGACTCGATTGAACTGATACATTGAAGAAGAATTCAGAAGTCAGAATCAATCAGTGGGGGATTCAGACCCGCCACTGAATTGTTACACTAGGGGGTCTTAAACCCTTGTATTCATCTGCCAGTTGTACAGAATACCTTTCCTGTATTCTGACTCCTGAATTCTGTTTTAATAAAAAATTTCTATTGATACCAAAATTCTGATTGTCATGAGCAGCGAAACCCAACTCAGCCTCTTCGATGACTCAACTCTTAACCAACAAGATTTGATTCCCACAAGCGCAAAAATTCCCATCCTTCCTGGAACTTACCCTGACATGACTGAGTTGGCACAGCATTGCAATCAGTGCCATCGTTGTGGGTTAGGAGACAATCGGACTCATGCGGTTATTGGTCGTGGTAACTCCAAAGCACCAATTATGATTGTTGGGGAAGCGCCAGGTCAAAATGAAGACGAGACGGGTTTACCATTTGTAGGTAAATCTGGGCAGTTGTTAGAGAAAATTTTGGCATCTGTGAATCTTAATACGGAGAATGATGTCTACATTGCCAATGTCAACAAGTGCCGTCCACCAGATAACCGCGTTCCTACTGCCGATGAAATGGCGGCTTGTCTACCTTATTTATTAGAACAAATTCGCTTAGTTGACCCCAAAATAATCCTTTTGACGGGTGCAACTGCAGTTAAAGGTTTAACTGGCGATAAGCGCGGAATTACCAAAATTCGCGGACAGTGGCTGGAGTGGCAAGGGCGTTTGTGTATGCCAATTTTCCATCCCGCCTACTTATTGCGTAACTCTTCCCGAGAAGTAGGTGGTCCCAAATGGTTGATGTGGCAGGATATTCAAGCAGTGCGTGCTAAGTTTGATCAAATCCCAAAAAATAATTAACGGATGTCCATCATCTTTGACTTCCCGCTTGACAATCCCGTAACCAAGCGCTAATTCCTTGAGCGATCGCACTTTTACTACTATCACGTGGGGGCGATCGCAATTGTTTGGCTGCATCCACATCAATTTGGGAAAACATCATCACTAAACGCCACCCACTACTAGTTTTAGTCAAAAATAACCAGTGGTATTGTTGGACTTCTACCGCTTTACTATTGAGATATTGCCGCTCTAAGGTCGTAAAAAATACCTGCTCTACTCCTGATGTAGAACTGTTGGTAGTATTGTCGCTGTAGCCGCCAGGGTTCAGGGGTAAAGGCGTAAACTCAGGTCTACCAGCTACCAGCATATAGCTATAAAGGTCACTGCTGCGACTGCGACGGCGGGCGCG contains these protein-coding regions:
- a CDS encoding NADAR family protein, translating into MTIYFYSTREQYGCFSNFSSHGFVLDDLYWSTSEHYFQAQKFIGTPHVEQIRLVKTPKDAAKMGRERTRPLRPDWEDIKDDIMRKAVLRKFETHADIREILLDTGNVEIIENSPIDSYWGCGADGSGKNMLGIILMEVREILRS
- a CDS encoding uracil-DNA glycosylase family protein, with the protein product MSSETQLSLFDDSTLNQQDLIPTSAKIPILPGTYPDMTELAQHCNQCHRCGLGDNRTHAVIGRGNSKAPIMIVGEAPGQNEDETGLPFVGKSGQLLEKILASVNLNTENDVYIANVNKCRPPDNRVPTADEMAACLPYLLEQIRLVDPKIILLTGATAVKGLTGDKRGITKIRGQWLEWQGRLCMPIFHPAYLLRNSSREVGGPKWLMWQDIQAVRAKFDQIPKNN
- a CDS encoding phosphoribosyltransferase encodes the protein MVNAPLFFNRTRAGEELAHKIRDVLTQEAAASGVEPIPIVYALPRGGVPVAAPIARLLGCPLTIMVAKKISHPDDPELAIGAVTSSGHVLWNEQKPSSPQHSSQWQKAALDYSIYQAKSLEAKLISVCPQVKPEGATLILVDDGIATGLTIAAAATAMKELEPKAVWLCAPVAPRSLLPWLSQWGDRIIILETPEPFWSVSSFYVEFPQVETSKALMYLQQQS
- a CDS encoding DUF6464 family protein encodes the protein MVLKTLLVIAVGFLPSLFSLWVIRKTHLRTRSRIRQATVNLSGMRVRQDIRQIESDRYYLEGVGYLVGDISCKFNARSGYIRCAVNPDGPCQGCRHYESREFTMSENKF
- a CDS encoding tetratricopeptide repeat protein, producing the protein MSTGGWNPRLKNTVPLQVPANYLKQAKRNTIGHEFDTNSSAETFVLQESDEQLLAASKLMRQGIQQQQAGELTAAIKSLEESLVLFEVVGESQKQGQVLSLLALIAYTSGNYKNAISYSQRCLSLIRDTPDWLVQMQVLSHLGNAYRHLNDYDKAVKFLEECLQITQQQQDRRSQVAALNNLGLVYKAWGNLARAIEYQEQSLEIVQELQDHWGEEQVLKNLGNAWYAVDDYPKAIAYYEQCVKIARTLKNFRSASQVLKNLGNACYAWGDYAKAILYYEERLQLAKELKDKRGEEQSLGSLGVTCEALGDYHKAITYYEERLLLAKSLKDRRSQEQALASLRVACYALGDYAKAMQYQELPSTNT